Proteins encoded in a region of the Coffea eugenioides isolate CCC68of chromosome 4, Ceug_1.0, whole genome shotgun sequence genome:
- the LOC113767543 gene encoding SUPPRESSOR OF ABI3-5 isoform X1: MDHGRYGLHQGWENNSALEGYGPVNEPNFRVGGSYDERRFVDERFSRDSVYSRSAFHRDVLERENYPPPSVSLWHQTRKRAYEDEYPLERDSRRHEKAYADPYDMDSRNTDHYHDHGFDRPSRYGGRDRDDYMYDDYDYRTRVPHQSRENSRERDYDYGRHSYDSDYERGSRRDGNWRRHNSRDRERDKRDLSRERDQSPYKKHERSRSRSHGRDDRPRSRSPRGRSHGRSHREESYDDSRYERSERRRDRDDKHHYSVAPSATVVVKGLSQKTTEEDLYQILAEWGPLRHVRVIKERNSGISRGFAFIDFPAVGAAQAMMDKLGDDGLVVDGRKLFFEYSSKPTGGSSGPLGFENSSRSGHGNYRSVTIPSDWMCTICGCVNFARRTSCFQCNEPRTDDAPPADMASSNPTPLGKRGEAGPTHVLVVRGLDENADEEMLRYEFSKHAPIKDLRLVRDKFTHVSRGFAFVHFYSVEDATKALEATNGTTLEKNGQILRVAYAKSILGPGSGASGASQSSSLAAAAIEAATFAQQYDAVGWAPKEYNPDDKQSAGGGGQEQDGGVAGQTNAPAPQSGFVWDEASGYYYDAASGFYYDGNSGLYYDGNNGIWYSYDNQTQQYVPCNNQNDATAEKQSEASKTSEGSSNRKVVISAPAATITANEKAASLPDAIQAAASAAIAAEKKEKEKSKEIRLASKSSILANKKKMNNVLTMWKQRSNEGQAPRVALDENLPSALSEDRAGSVGSSAKNRFKAEPVITKENATTTSGFAVNSGIQTDGESEDRPRSVSSSSGGTLKGVIRGSGMGVIKSDTLYTGSSGTSLTPLQAVASTAVSSQLTNIDASSTPTPFRTDASALGSYASAVPAVSGKRRFSEMPQQTPLLNKEQTTYRDRAAERRSLYGSSSSLGEDLSQLGAGDSNRDSTLRRGALDSMPFPPGVGGGRGATDGSSQSYDVITADRALDENNVGNRMLRSMGWNEGSGLGRDGSGMVEPVQTQAMDGRAGLGSQPKKVDPILEVQAGDSYRTLIQKKAIARFREMSYREGN, from the exons ATGGATCATGGTCGCTATGGTCTTCATCAAGGATGGGAAAATAACAGC GCTTTGGAGGGTTATGGTCCGGTAAATGAGCCAAACTTTCG GGTTGGTGGTTCTTATGATGAGAGGAGGTTTGTAGATGAAAGATTTTCAAGGGACAGTGTTTATTCAAGGAGTGCCTTCCACCGGGATGTATTGGAAAGGGAGAATTATCCACCACCGTCTGTTAGTCTCTGGCATCAAACAAGGAAGAGAGCCTATGAAGATGAGTATCCCCTTGAGAGGGATTCTAGGAGGCATGAAAAGGCATATGCTGATCCATACGATATGGATTCTCGTAACACTGACCACTACCATGATCATGGGTTTGACAGGCCTTCTCGGTACGGTGGACGTGATCGTGATGATTACATGTATGATGATTATGATTACAGAACTCGTGTTCCCCACCAAAGCAGGGAAAATAGCCGAGAGCGAGATTATGATTATGGTAGGCACAGTTATGATTCTGATTATGAGCGAGGAAGTAGGAGAGATGGTAATTGGCGAAGGCATAATTCCCGTGACCGTGAGCGTGATAAAAGAGATTTGAGTCGTGAAAGGGATCAGAGTCCATACAAGAAGCATGAGCGTTCTCGGTCTAGGTCTCATGGTCGGGATGATCGGCCAAGGTCACGATCTCCTCGAGGTCGAAGTCATGGTCGAAGTCATAGGGAGGAGAGTTATGATGATAGTCGATATGAGAGAAGTGAGAGGCGGAGGGATCGTGATGATAAACACCACTATTCTGTG GCTCCTTCAGCTACTGTAGTTGTCAAGGGTCTCTCTCAGAAGACAACGGAGGAAGATTTGTACCAGATACTT GCTGAATGGGGACCTCTTCGCCATGTCCGTGTGATCAAAGAACGAAATTCTGGCATCTCTCGTGGATTTGCTTTTATAGACTTCCCTGCTGTG GGTGCTGCACAAGCGATGATGGACAAGCTTGGAGATGATGGCCTTGTTGTGGATGGTAGAAAGCTTTTCTTTGAGTACAG TAGTAAACCGACAGGGGGATCAAGTGGTCCTCTTGGATTTGAAAATTCATCAAGGTCAGGTCATGGTAACTACCGGAGTGTAACAATACCATCTGACTGGATGTGCACCATCTGTGGCTGTGTCAATTTTGCACGCCGAACATCCTGCTTTCAG TGTAATGAACCAAGAACAGATGATGCACCCCCAGCTGATATGGCATCATCAAATCCCACTCCTCTTGGGAAAAGAGGTGAAGCAG GCCCTACCCATGTTTTGGTTGTCCGGGGATTGGATGAAAATGCTGATGAGGAAATGCTTCGTTATGAATTTTCAAAGCATGCTCCTATAAAG GATCTCCGACTTGTGAGGGACAAATTTACACATGTTTCTAGGGGATTTGCTTTTGTGCATTTTTATTCT GTTGAGGATGCTACCAAGGCCCTTGAGGCAACAAACGGTACTACTCTAGAGAAGAATGGGCAAATTCTTCGAGTTGCATATGCCAAAAGTATTCTAGGACCTGGATCAGGTGCATCTGGTGCTTCTCAATCCAGTAGTCTTGCTGCTGCTGCAATTGAAGCAGCAACTTTTGCCCAACAG TATGATGCAGTTGGATGGGCCCCAAAAGAATACAATCCTGATGATAAACAATCTGCTGGTGGTGGTGGGCAAGAGCAAGATGGTGGAGTTGCAGGTCAAACTAATGCACCAGCACCGCAATCTGGTTTCGTGTGGGATGAAGCTTCTGGTTACTATTATGATGCTGCCTCTGGATTCTATTATGATGGGAATTCGG GACTGTACTATGATGGTAATAATGGGATCTGGTATTCATACGATAATCAGACTCAGCAATATGTACCTTGTAATAATCAGAATGATGCAACAGCTGAAAAGCAAAGCGAAGCTTCCAAGACCTCTGAGGGTTCAAGTAATAGAAAAGTAGTAATATCTGCACCAGCAGCCACGATAACAGCAAATGAGAAGGCTGCTTCTCTTCCTGATGCTATCCAGGCTGCTGCCAGTGCTGCAATAGCTgcagagaagaaagagaaagagaaatcTAAAGAAATAAGGCTTGCTTCAAAGAGCAGTATACTGGCTAACAAGAAGAAGATGAATAATGTGTTGACAATGTGGAAACAAAGGAGTAACGAAGGTCAAGCTCCACGTGTGGCTCTCGATGAGAACCTGCCTTCTGCATTATCAGAAGATAGAGCAGGCTCAGTTGGGTCATCTGCAAAGAATAGATTCAAAGCTGAGCCTGTTATTACCAAGGAGAATGCTACAACCACTTCAGGATTTGCCGTAAACTCTGGAATTCAAACTGATGGGGAATCTGAGGATAGGCCGCGGTCTGTCAGCAGCAGCTCTGGTGGAACCCTAAAAGGGGTGATTAGGGGCTCTGGGATGGGTGTTATCAAGTCTGATACTCTGTATACAGGATCTTCAGGGACTTCTTTGACGCCTTTGCAAGCTGTTGCATCTACTGCAGTTTCATCTCAATTAACAAACATAGATGCTTCTTCGACTCCAACACCCTTTAGAACAGATGCATCAGCATTGGGTTCTTATGCATCAGCGGTCCCTGCTGTAAGTGGTAAAAGAAGGTTCTCGGAGATGCCACAACAAACTCCTCTTCTGAATAAGGAACAGACTACATATAGGGATCGTGCGGCTGAGCGCAGGAGCTTGTATGGTTCATCTTCTTCACTTGGAGAAGATCTTTCACAACTTGGGGCTGGGGATTCGA ATCGAGACTCAACGCTAAGAAGGGGTGCTTTAGATTCAATGCCATTTCCCCCTGGTGTTGGGGGCGGACGTGGTGCAACAGATGGTAGTAGTCAGAGTTATGATGTGATAACAGCTGACAGGGCACTTGATGAGAACAATGTTGGGAACCGTATGCTTCGCAGCATGGGCTGGAATGAAGGCTCG GGTCtcggaagggatgggagtggtATGGTGGAGCCTGTTCAAACACAAGCGATGGATGGTAGAGCAGGACTTGGAAGTCAGCCTAAGAAGGTCGATCCAATCCTTGAAGTGCAGGCTGGAGATAGCTACAGAACTCTGATTCAAAAGAAGGCAATTGCTAGGTTCCGCGAGATGTCTTATCGAGAAGGGAATTAA
- the LOC113767543 gene encoding SUPPRESSOR OF ABI3-5 isoform X2: MDHGRYGLHQGWENNSALEGYGPVNEPNFRVGGSYDERRFVDERFSRDSVYSRSAFHRDVLERENYPPPSVSLWHQTRKRAYEDEYPLERDSRRHEKAYADPYDMDSRNTDHYHDHGFDRPSRYGGRDRDDYMYDDYDYRTRVPHQSRENSRERDYDYGRHSYDSDYERGSRRDGNWRRHNSRDRERDKRDLSRERDQSPYKKHERSRSRSHGRDDRPRSRSPRGRSHGRSHREESYDDSRYERSERRRDRDDKHHYSVAPSATVVVKGLSQKTTEEDLYQILAEWGPLRHVRVIKERNSGISRGFAFIDFPAVGAAQAMMDKLGDDGLVVDGRKLFFEYSKPTGGSSGPLGFENSSRSGHGNYRSVTIPSDWMCTICGCVNFARRTSCFQCNEPRTDDAPPADMASSNPTPLGKRGEAGPTHVLVVRGLDENADEEMLRYEFSKHAPIKDLRLVRDKFTHVSRGFAFVHFYSVEDATKALEATNGTTLEKNGQILRVAYAKSILGPGSGASGASQSSSLAAAAIEAATFAQQYDAVGWAPKEYNPDDKQSAGGGGQEQDGGVAGQTNAPAPQSGFVWDEASGYYYDAASGFYYDGNSGLYYDGNNGIWYSYDNQTQQYVPCNNQNDATAEKQSEASKTSEGSSNRKVVISAPAATITANEKAASLPDAIQAAASAAIAAEKKEKEKSKEIRLASKSSILANKKKMNNVLTMWKQRSNEGQAPRVALDENLPSALSEDRAGSVGSSAKNRFKAEPVITKENATTTSGFAVNSGIQTDGESEDRPRSVSSSSGGTLKGVIRGSGMGVIKSDTLYTGSSGTSLTPLQAVASTAVSSQLTNIDASSTPTPFRTDASALGSYASAVPAVSGKRRFSEMPQQTPLLNKEQTTYRDRAAERRSLYGSSSSLGEDLSQLGAGDSNRDSTLRRGALDSMPFPPGVGGGRGATDGSSQSYDVITADRALDENNVGNRMLRSMGWNEGSGLGRDGSGMVEPVQTQAMDGRAGLGSQPKKVDPILEVQAGDSYRTLIQKKAIARFREMSYREGN; the protein is encoded by the exons ATGGATCATGGTCGCTATGGTCTTCATCAAGGATGGGAAAATAACAGC GCTTTGGAGGGTTATGGTCCGGTAAATGAGCCAAACTTTCG GGTTGGTGGTTCTTATGATGAGAGGAGGTTTGTAGATGAAAGATTTTCAAGGGACAGTGTTTATTCAAGGAGTGCCTTCCACCGGGATGTATTGGAAAGGGAGAATTATCCACCACCGTCTGTTAGTCTCTGGCATCAAACAAGGAAGAGAGCCTATGAAGATGAGTATCCCCTTGAGAGGGATTCTAGGAGGCATGAAAAGGCATATGCTGATCCATACGATATGGATTCTCGTAACACTGACCACTACCATGATCATGGGTTTGACAGGCCTTCTCGGTACGGTGGACGTGATCGTGATGATTACATGTATGATGATTATGATTACAGAACTCGTGTTCCCCACCAAAGCAGGGAAAATAGCCGAGAGCGAGATTATGATTATGGTAGGCACAGTTATGATTCTGATTATGAGCGAGGAAGTAGGAGAGATGGTAATTGGCGAAGGCATAATTCCCGTGACCGTGAGCGTGATAAAAGAGATTTGAGTCGTGAAAGGGATCAGAGTCCATACAAGAAGCATGAGCGTTCTCGGTCTAGGTCTCATGGTCGGGATGATCGGCCAAGGTCACGATCTCCTCGAGGTCGAAGTCATGGTCGAAGTCATAGGGAGGAGAGTTATGATGATAGTCGATATGAGAGAAGTGAGAGGCGGAGGGATCGTGATGATAAACACCACTATTCTGTG GCTCCTTCAGCTACTGTAGTTGTCAAGGGTCTCTCTCAGAAGACAACGGAGGAAGATTTGTACCAGATACTT GCTGAATGGGGACCTCTTCGCCATGTCCGTGTGATCAAAGAACGAAATTCTGGCATCTCTCGTGGATTTGCTTTTATAGACTTCCCTGCTGTG GGTGCTGCACAAGCGATGATGGACAAGCTTGGAGATGATGGCCTTGTTGTGGATGGTAGAAAGCTTTTCTTTGAGTACAG TAAACCGACAGGGGGATCAAGTGGTCCTCTTGGATTTGAAAATTCATCAAGGTCAGGTCATGGTAACTACCGGAGTGTAACAATACCATCTGACTGGATGTGCACCATCTGTGGCTGTGTCAATTTTGCACGCCGAACATCCTGCTTTCAG TGTAATGAACCAAGAACAGATGATGCACCCCCAGCTGATATGGCATCATCAAATCCCACTCCTCTTGGGAAAAGAGGTGAAGCAG GCCCTACCCATGTTTTGGTTGTCCGGGGATTGGATGAAAATGCTGATGAGGAAATGCTTCGTTATGAATTTTCAAAGCATGCTCCTATAAAG GATCTCCGACTTGTGAGGGACAAATTTACACATGTTTCTAGGGGATTTGCTTTTGTGCATTTTTATTCT GTTGAGGATGCTACCAAGGCCCTTGAGGCAACAAACGGTACTACTCTAGAGAAGAATGGGCAAATTCTTCGAGTTGCATATGCCAAAAGTATTCTAGGACCTGGATCAGGTGCATCTGGTGCTTCTCAATCCAGTAGTCTTGCTGCTGCTGCAATTGAAGCAGCAACTTTTGCCCAACAG TATGATGCAGTTGGATGGGCCCCAAAAGAATACAATCCTGATGATAAACAATCTGCTGGTGGTGGTGGGCAAGAGCAAGATGGTGGAGTTGCAGGTCAAACTAATGCACCAGCACCGCAATCTGGTTTCGTGTGGGATGAAGCTTCTGGTTACTATTATGATGCTGCCTCTGGATTCTATTATGATGGGAATTCGG GACTGTACTATGATGGTAATAATGGGATCTGGTATTCATACGATAATCAGACTCAGCAATATGTACCTTGTAATAATCAGAATGATGCAACAGCTGAAAAGCAAAGCGAAGCTTCCAAGACCTCTGAGGGTTCAAGTAATAGAAAAGTAGTAATATCTGCACCAGCAGCCACGATAACAGCAAATGAGAAGGCTGCTTCTCTTCCTGATGCTATCCAGGCTGCTGCCAGTGCTGCAATAGCTgcagagaagaaagagaaagagaaatcTAAAGAAATAAGGCTTGCTTCAAAGAGCAGTATACTGGCTAACAAGAAGAAGATGAATAATGTGTTGACAATGTGGAAACAAAGGAGTAACGAAGGTCAAGCTCCACGTGTGGCTCTCGATGAGAACCTGCCTTCTGCATTATCAGAAGATAGAGCAGGCTCAGTTGGGTCATCTGCAAAGAATAGATTCAAAGCTGAGCCTGTTATTACCAAGGAGAATGCTACAACCACTTCAGGATTTGCCGTAAACTCTGGAATTCAAACTGATGGGGAATCTGAGGATAGGCCGCGGTCTGTCAGCAGCAGCTCTGGTGGAACCCTAAAAGGGGTGATTAGGGGCTCTGGGATGGGTGTTATCAAGTCTGATACTCTGTATACAGGATCTTCAGGGACTTCTTTGACGCCTTTGCAAGCTGTTGCATCTACTGCAGTTTCATCTCAATTAACAAACATAGATGCTTCTTCGACTCCAACACCCTTTAGAACAGATGCATCAGCATTGGGTTCTTATGCATCAGCGGTCCCTGCTGTAAGTGGTAAAAGAAGGTTCTCGGAGATGCCACAACAAACTCCTCTTCTGAATAAGGAACAGACTACATATAGGGATCGTGCGGCTGAGCGCAGGAGCTTGTATGGTTCATCTTCTTCACTTGGAGAAGATCTTTCACAACTTGGGGCTGGGGATTCGA ATCGAGACTCAACGCTAAGAAGGGGTGCTTTAGATTCAATGCCATTTCCCCCTGGTGTTGGGGGCGGACGTGGTGCAACAGATGGTAGTAGTCAGAGTTATGATGTGATAACAGCTGACAGGGCACTTGATGAGAACAATGTTGGGAACCGTATGCTTCGCAGCATGGGCTGGAATGAAGGCTCG GGTCtcggaagggatgggagtggtATGGTGGAGCCTGTTCAAACACAAGCGATGGATGGTAGAGCAGGACTTGGAAGTCAGCCTAAGAAGGTCGATCCAATCCTTGAAGTGCAGGCTGGAGATAGCTACAGAACTCTGATTCAAAAGAAGGCAATTGCTAGGTTCCGCGAGATGTCTTATCGAGAAGGGAATTAA
- the LOC113767543 gene encoding SUPPRESSOR OF ABI3-5 isoform X3, translated as MDHGRYGLHQGWENNSALEGYGPVNEPNFRVGGSYDERRFVDERFSRDSVYSRSAFHRDVLERENYPPPSVSLWHQTRKRAYEDEYPLERDSRRHEKAYADPYDMDSRNTDHYHDHGFDRPSRYGGRDRDDYMYDDYDYRTRVPHQSRENSRERDYDYGRHSYDSDYERGSRRDGNWRRHNSRDRERDKRDLSRERDQSPYKKHERSRSRSHGRDDRPRSRSPRGRSHGRSHREESYDDSRYERSERRRDRDDKHHYSVAPSATVVVKGLSQKTTEEDLYQILAEWGPLRHVRVIKERNSGISRGFAFIDFPAVGAAQAMMDKLGDDGLVVDGRKLFFEYSSKPTGGSSGPLGFENSSRSGHGNYRSVTIPSDWMCTICGCVNFARRTSCFQCNEPRTDDAPPADMASSNPTPLGKRGEAGPTHVLVVRGLDENADEEMLRYEFSKHAPIKDLRLVRDKFTHVSRGFAFVHFYSVEDATKALEATNGTTLEKNGQILRVAYAKSILGPGSGASGASQSSSLAAAAIEAATFAQQYDAVGWAPKEYNPDDKQSAGGGGQEQDGGVAGQTNAPAPQSGFVWDEASGYYYDAASGFYYDGNSGLYYDGNNGIWYSYDNQTQQYVPCNNQNDATAEKQSEASKTSEGSSNRKVVISAPAATITANEKAASLPDAIQAAASAAIAAEKKEKEKSKEIRLASKSSILANKKKMNNVLTMWKQRSNEGQAPRVALDENLPSALSEDRAGSVGSSAKNRFKAEPVITKENATTTSGFAVNSGIQTDGESEDRPRSVSSSSGGTLKGVIRGSGMGVIKSDTLYTGSSGTSLTPLQAVASTAVSSQLTNIDASSTPTPFRTDASALGSYASAVPAVSGKRRFSEMPQQTPLLNKEQTTYRDRAAERRSLYGSSSSLGEDLSQLGAGDSNRDSTLRRGALDSMPFPPGVGGGRGATDGSSQSYDVITADRALDENNVGNRMLRSMGWNEGSI; from the exons ATGGATCATGGTCGCTATGGTCTTCATCAAGGATGGGAAAATAACAGC GCTTTGGAGGGTTATGGTCCGGTAAATGAGCCAAACTTTCG GGTTGGTGGTTCTTATGATGAGAGGAGGTTTGTAGATGAAAGATTTTCAAGGGACAGTGTTTATTCAAGGAGTGCCTTCCACCGGGATGTATTGGAAAGGGAGAATTATCCACCACCGTCTGTTAGTCTCTGGCATCAAACAAGGAAGAGAGCCTATGAAGATGAGTATCCCCTTGAGAGGGATTCTAGGAGGCATGAAAAGGCATATGCTGATCCATACGATATGGATTCTCGTAACACTGACCACTACCATGATCATGGGTTTGACAGGCCTTCTCGGTACGGTGGACGTGATCGTGATGATTACATGTATGATGATTATGATTACAGAACTCGTGTTCCCCACCAAAGCAGGGAAAATAGCCGAGAGCGAGATTATGATTATGGTAGGCACAGTTATGATTCTGATTATGAGCGAGGAAGTAGGAGAGATGGTAATTGGCGAAGGCATAATTCCCGTGACCGTGAGCGTGATAAAAGAGATTTGAGTCGTGAAAGGGATCAGAGTCCATACAAGAAGCATGAGCGTTCTCGGTCTAGGTCTCATGGTCGGGATGATCGGCCAAGGTCACGATCTCCTCGAGGTCGAAGTCATGGTCGAAGTCATAGGGAGGAGAGTTATGATGATAGTCGATATGAGAGAAGTGAGAGGCGGAGGGATCGTGATGATAAACACCACTATTCTGTG GCTCCTTCAGCTACTGTAGTTGTCAAGGGTCTCTCTCAGAAGACAACGGAGGAAGATTTGTACCAGATACTT GCTGAATGGGGACCTCTTCGCCATGTCCGTGTGATCAAAGAACGAAATTCTGGCATCTCTCGTGGATTTGCTTTTATAGACTTCCCTGCTGTG GGTGCTGCACAAGCGATGATGGACAAGCTTGGAGATGATGGCCTTGTTGTGGATGGTAGAAAGCTTTTCTTTGAGTACAG TAGTAAACCGACAGGGGGATCAAGTGGTCCTCTTGGATTTGAAAATTCATCAAGGTCAGGTCATGGTAACTACCGGAGTGTAACAATACCATCTGACTGGATGTGCACCATCTGTGGCTGTGTCAATTTTGCACGCCGAACATCCTGCTTTCAG TGTAATGAACCAAGAACAGATGATGCACCCCCAGCTGATATGGCATCATCAAATCCCACTCCTCTTGGGAAAAGAGGTGAAGCAG GCCCTACCCATGTTTTGGTTGTCCGGGGATTGGATGAAAATGCTGATGAGGAAATGCTTCGTTATGAATTTTCAAAGCATGCTCCTATAAAG GATCTCCGACTTGTGAGGGACAAATTTACACATGTTTCTAGGGGATTTGCTTTTGTGCATTTTTATTCT GTTGAGGATGCTACCAAGGCCCTTGAGGCAACAAACGGTACTACTCTAGAGAAGAATGGGCAAATTCTTCGAGTTGCATATGCCAAAAGTATTCTAGGACCTGGATCAGGTGCATCTGGTGCTTCTCAATCCAGTAGTCTTGCTGCTGCTGCAATTGAAGCAGCAACTTTTGCCCAACAG TATGATGCAGTTGGATGGGCCCCAAAAGAATACAATCCTGATGATAAACAATCTGCTGGTGGTGGTGGGCAAGAGCAAGATGGTGGAGTTGCAGGTCAAACTAATGCACCAGCACCGCAATCTGGTTTCGTGTGGGATGAAGCTTCTGGTTACTATTATGATGCTGCCTCTGGATTCTATTATGATGGGAATTCGG GACTGTACTATGATGGTAATAATGGGATCTGGTATTCATACGATAATCAGACTCAGCAATATGTACCTTGTAATAATCAGAATGATGCAACAGCTGAAAAGCAAAGCGAAGCTTCCAAGACCTCTGAGGGTTCAAGTAATAGAAAAGTAGTAATATCTGCACCAGCAGCCACGATAACAGCAAATGAGAAGGCTGCTTCTCTTCCTGATGCTATCCAGGCTGCTGCCAGTGCTGCAATAGCTgcagagaagaaagagaaagagaaatcTAAAGAAATAAGGCTTGCTTCAAAGAGCAGTATACTGGCTAACAAGAAGAAGATGAATAATGTGTTGACAATGTGGAAACAAAGGAGTAACGAAGGTCAAGCTCCACGTGTGGCTCTCGATGAGAACCTGCCTTCTGCATTATCAGAAGATAGAGCAGGCTCAGTTGGGTCATCTGCAAAGAATAGATTCAAAGCTGAGCCTGTTATTACCAAGGAGAATGCTACAACCACTTCAGGATTTGCCGTAAACTCTGGAATTCAAACTGATGGGGAATCTGAGGATAGGCCGCGGTCTGTCAGCAGCAGCTCTGGTGGAACCCTAAAAGGGGTGATTAGGGGCTCTGGGATGGGTGTTATCAAGTCTGATACTCTGTATACAGGATCTTCAGGGACTTCTTTGACGCCTTTGCAAGCTGTTGCATCTACTGCAGTTTCATCTCAATTAACAAACATAGATGCTTCTTCGACTCCAACACCCTTTAGAACAGATGCATCAGCATTGGGTTCTTATGCATCAGCGGTCCCTGCTGTAAGTGGTAAAAGAAGGTTCTCGGAGATGCCACAACAAACTCCTCTTCTGAATAAGGAACAGACTACATATAGGGATCGTGCGGCTGAGCGCAGGAGCTTGTATGGTTCATCTTCTTCACTTGGAGAAGATCTTTCACAACTTGGGGCTGGGGATTCGA ATCGAGACTCAACGCTAAGAAGGGGTGCTTTAGATTCAATGCCATTTCCCCCTGGTGTTGGGGGCGGACGTGGTGCAACAGATGGTAGTAGTCAGAGTTATGATGTGATAACAGCTGACAGGGCACTTGATGAGAACAATGTTGGGAACCGTATGCTTCGCAGCATGGGCTGGAATGAAGGCTCG ATTTAA